In Leuconostoc kimchii IMSNU 11154, one genomic interval encodes:
- a CDS encoding rhomboid family intramembrane serine protease: MIISFKQQFKQAPITVSILTLTVLIFILELVIGGGQTDDGQLLVVLGAKWGPYIKLHHDYWRLVTPLFLHAGFMHVFTNMLTLWFIGPLVESSFGSRKFLILYLFSGVIGNIFSYLFAPLTVSVGASSALFGLFGGMILYAIQFKDDPRIRSQGTVMIMFVALNLVTGFATTGIDMWGHIGGLVGGMIFTIIVGFYGRSGKYPLMMRITMIFVTIIILILMVISKGGVA; this comes from the coding sequence ATGATAATATCTTTTAAACAACAATTCAAACAAGCGCCGATAACGGTTAGCATTTTAACATTAACTGTGCTTATTTTCATTCTAGAACTTGTTATCGGGGGCGGACAAACCGATGATGGTCAATTACTCGTGGTACTAGGTGCTAAATGGGGGCCATATATTAAGTTGCATCATGACTATTGGCGGCTAGTCACACCATTGTTTTTACATGCTGGTTTTATGCATGTTTTTACTAATATGTTGACATTATGGTTTATTGGGCCACTTGTAGAATCATCATTTGGTAGTCGTAAATTTCTTATTTTATATTTGTTTAGTGGTGTAATTGGTAATATTTTCTCGTATCTATTTGCGCCATTGACGGTTTCTGTGGGTGCATCTTCTGCACTCTTTGGACTGTTTGGTGGTATGATTTTGTATGCCATACAATTTAAAGATGATCCACGCATTCGATCTCAAGGAACTGTGATGATCATGTTTGTTGCTTTAAATTTAGTGACAGGTTTTGCGACTACAGGTATCGATATGTGGGGACATATCGGTGGTTTAGTAGGTGGTATGATTTTTACGATTATCGTTGGGTTTTATGGTCGTTCGGGTAAATATCCATTGATGATGCGTATAACAATGATTTTTGTAACTATCATTATTTTAATACTAATGGTTATTTCGAAAGGTGGTGTGGCATGA
- a CDS encoding YqgQ family protein — MKNFYDILTFLKSFGVYIHVGKRLWDIEMAALEVDNLHHADVINDKEYATMKLILAHEHHLEEAQPSD; from the coding sequence ATGAAAAACTTCTATGATATATTAACTTTTTTAAAGTCTTTTGGTGTCTATATTCATGTTGGTAAGCGCTTATGGGATATTGAAATGGCGGCTTTAGAAGTTGATAACTTACATCATGCTGATGTGATTAATGATAAAGAGTATGCAACGATGAAGCTGATATTGGCGCATGAACATCACTTAGAGGAAGCGCAACCAAGCGATTAA
- a CDS encoding ROK family glucokinase: MAKDKLIGVDLGGTTIKFAILTEDGEIQQKWSIKTNIFDQGAHIVPDIIDSINHHLDLYQLDAERIIGIGMGTPGTVNRQTGTVTGAFNLNWKTEQAVKADIEAGTGFTLTIDNDANAAALGEAWRGAGNNDGEVSFITLGTGVGGGLVANGELIHGTAGAGGEVGHVIVEPNGYLCTCGNRGCLEQYTSATGVVHLAQDFAEEYVGSSKLKELISNGEEVTSKIVFDLAKNGDFLANEVVNKVAYYLGYATAAMANILNPSAIVIGGGVAAAGEFLRARVEKNWQMFAFPTVRQSTRVKLAELGNDAGVIGAASLARV, translated from the coding sequence ATGGCTAAAGATAAATTAATTGGTGTTGACCTTGGCGGTACGACGATCAAATTCGCTATTTTAACTGAAGATGGTGAAATTCAGCAGAAGTGGTCGATTAAAACAAATATATTTGATCAAGGGGCACATATTGTGCCAGATATTATTGATTCAATTAATCATCATCTTGATTTGTACCAACTTGATGCAGAACGTATTATTGGTATTGGCATGGGGACACCGGGAACTGTAAACCGTCAAACTGGTACGGTAACAGGTGCATTCAATTTAAATTGGAAAACAGAACAAGCGGTTAAAGCAGATATTGAAGCAGGCACAGGATTTACGCTGACAATTGATAATGATGCCAATGCAGCTGCATTGGGAGAAGCATGGCGCGGTGCAGGTAACAACGATGGTGAAGTCTCATTCATCACGCTTGGTACTGGCGTTGGTGGTGGCTTAGTTGCCAATGGTGAGCTAATTCACGGTACAGCTGGTGCAGGTGGTGAAGTTGGGCATGTTATTGTCGAACCAAACGGTTATTTGTGCACATGTGGTAATCGCGGTTGTTTAGAACAATATACTTCAGCCACAGGCGTTGTTCATTTGGCACAAGATTTTGCTGAAGAATATGTTGGCTCATCTAAACTTAAAGAATTAATTTCTAATGGTGAAGAAGTGACTTCAAAAATCGTATTTGATTTGGCAAAAAATGGTGATTTTCTAGCCAATGAGGTGGTGAATAAAGTTGCTTATTATTTGGGCTACGCAACGGCGGCCATGGCTAATATTCTCAACCCTTCAGCTATTGTTATTGGTGGTGGTGTTGCGGCAGCTGGTGAATTTTTGCGCGCGCGTGTCGAAAAAAATTGGCAGATGTTCGCTTTTCCAACAGTGCGTCAAAGTACACGTGTAAAATTAGCTGAGTTAGGCAATGATGCGGGTGTCATTGGTGCTGCTTCATTGGCTCGTGTCTAA
- the map gene encoding type I methionyl aminopeptidase: MITLKSPREIEAMRQSGAIIAGMHHMLRDLIKPGIDTWEIETKSREYIESHGGVALQVGFEGFKYATTISVNNEVAHGLPRKGLHLKSGDLVKVDTVVGLNGAVSDSAWSYAVGQVSPEIEKLMAVTKKSMYLGIDQAVIGNRIGDIGHAIQQYTEVEHHYGDVRQYIGHGVGPTMHEEPQVPHYGKPGHGIRLREGMVITIEPMINIGGWEVDTDQTEEDGWTVTTTDGSWSAQYEHTLAITKDGPKILTSQDPEFDAQYL, translated from the coding sequence ATGATTACTTTAAAGTCACCACGAGAAATTGAAGCCATGCGACAATCAGGTGCAATTATTGCAGGTATGCACCATATGCTACGTGATTTAATTAAGCCGGGTATTGACACTTGGGAAATTGAAACAAAGTCACGTGAATATATTGAAAGTCATGGTGGTGTGGCCTTACAAGTTGGTTTTGAAGGCTTTAAATATGCGACAACTATTAGCGTGAATAATGAAGTTGCGCATGGTTTGCCTCGTAAAGGCCTACACTTAAAATCAGGTGATTTAGTTAAAGTTGACACAGTTGTTGGTCTCAATGGTGCTGTGTCAGACTCTGCTTGGTCGTACGCTGTCGGGCAGGTATCACCAGAAATAGAGAAGTTAATGGCTGTTACAAAAAAGTCGATGTACTTAGGCATTGATCAGGCTGTTATTGGTAATCGTATCGGCGATATTGGTCATGCAATTCAACAATACACGGAAGTTGAACATCATTATGGTGATGTCCGTCAGTACATTGGGCATGGTGTTGGGCCAACTATGCATGAAGAACCACAAGTGCCACATTATGGCAAACCAGGACATGGTATTCGCTTACGTGAGGGCATGGTTATTACGATTGAACCAATGATTAATATTGGTGGTTGGGAAGTAGATACTGATCAAACCGAGGAAGATGGTTGGACAGTAACAACAACTGATGGTTCATGGTCAGCACAGTACGAACATACATTAGCAATCACAAAAGACGGTCCCAAAATTTTAACGAGTCAAGATCCAGAATTTGATGCACAATATTTGTAA
- a CDS encoding sugar transferase: MKIKPKHKSYLIAKRIIDVVFALLGLIILSPIFLIVFILLKIDSPKSPALFEQRRIGRYGKPFNIYKFRSMVPNAEEILKADTVLYQKYVASGYKLPTKEDPRITKLGSFLRRSTIDELPQFWNMLVGDMSLVGPRPIVAEELKEYGDNIDLFLSVRPGALGLWQASGRSLIEYPERTQIELEYVANAGFFYDISIVFRNVIAIFKSEGAY, from the coding sequence TTGAAAATCAAGCCAAAACATAAATCATATTTGATAGCCAAACGTATTATTGATGTGGTTTTTGCGTTACTTGGATTAATTATACTGTCACCAATATTTTTGATTGTTTTTATACTGTTAAAAATAGATAGTCCAAAATCGCCAGCACTGTTTGAACAACGACGGATTGGTCGATACGGCAAACCATTTAATATTTATAAATTTCGATCTATGGTGCCAAATGCTGAAGAAATTTTGAAGGCTGATACTGTTTTGTATCAAAAGTACGTTGCAAGTGGTTATAAATTACCAACAAAGGAAGATCCGCGCATTACAAAGTTAGGATCTTTTTTACGCCGCTCAACAATTGATGAATTACCACAATTTTGGAATATGTTAGTTGGCGATATGAGCCTGGTTGGCCCTCGGCCTATTGTAGCTGAAGAGTTAAAAGAATACGGTGACAACATTGACCTTTTCCTTTCAGTTCGTCCAGGCGCACTAGGTCTATGGCAGGCAAGTGGACGTTCATTAATTGAGTATCCAGAGCGTACACAAATAGAGTTAGAGTATGTTGCAAATGCTGGTTTCTTTTATGATATTAGCATTGTATTTAGAAATGTTATTGCAATATTCAAATCAGAAGGTGCTTATTAA
- a CDS encoding DUF4422 domain-containing protein — MVEKIQILVAAHKQVPMPTQSIYVPTQVGAALSAEHFDGFVQDNTGRNISSKNPYFNELTALYWARYNSDAEVIGLVHYRRFFSFSRQKNSAKILDESTIRALLSQKSVIVPKKRRYWIESSESHYRHAHHGVALDVLREVIATKQPDYLTAYDYNMAQTWAHMFNMFIMPRAEYNDYIDWLFDILFAVEQKIQSDVVDWDAYEKRVYGFLSERLLDVWLEKNHISYIEVPVVFMEKQNWLLKGGKFLARKIGFGRV, encoded by the coding sequence ATGGTAGAAAAAATTCAAATTTTGGTCGCGGCTCATAAACAAGTGCCCATGCCAACACAAAGCATATATGTACCAACACAAGTTGGTGCAGCATTGTCAGCTGAACATTTTGACGGCTTTGTTCAAGATAATACAGGACGCAATATTTCTAGTAAAAATCCATATTTTAACGAACTTACAGCGTTATACTGGGCGCGTTATAATAGTGACGCCGAGGTTATTGGTTTGGTCCATTACCGGCGTTTTTTCTCGTTTTCAAGGCAAAAAAATAGTGCTAAAATTTTAGATGAGTCAACAATACGTGCCTTATTATCACAAAAAAGTGTCATTGTGCCTAAAAAAAGACGTTATTGGATTGAGAGTAGTGAATCACACTATCGTCATGCACATCATGGTGTCGCACTAGACGTTTTACGTGAGGTTATTGCTACTAAGCAACCAGACTACTTAACAGCTTATGATTACAATATGGCACAAACTTGGGCACATATGTTTAATATGTTTATTATGCCTCGTGCTGAGTATAATGATTATATTGACTGGTTGTTTGATATTTTGTTTGCAGTCGAGCAGAAAATACAGTCGGATGTTGTCGATTGGGATGCTTATGAAAAACGTGTTTATGGTTTTTTAAGTGAACGATTACTTGATGTTTGGTTAGAAAAGAATCATATCAGTTATATTGAAGTACCTGTTGTTTTTATGGAGAAGCAAAATTGGCTATTAAAGGGTGGTAAGTTTTTAGCCAGAAAAATTGGATTTGGACGTGTTTAA
- the glf gene encoding UDP-galactopyranose mutase, with product MTNKFNTKNYDYLIVGAGPFGMIFAYEAAKRGKKSLIVEKRPYIAGNMHTHTEHGITVHDFGAHIFHTDNKEVWDYIRQFAEFNGYQNQVVANYKGTLYNLPFNMNTFYQMWGTKTPDEAQAKIAEQKASALKDLGNHEPRNLEEQAISLIGTDIYEKLIKGYTEKQWGRQATELPAFIIKRLPVRFIYDNNYFNHRYQGIPVGGYTQIFERMLAQSEGLVDVMTDTDFFDHKETLLSEFPRVLYTGMIDQFFDYKFGELEYRSLRFEHEVIDSDNYQGNAVINYTDAQTPYTRVMEWRHFDGLANAGKTIITKEYPQEWHREKEAYYPVNDDKNTKIYKQYAQEARQNHPEIIFGGRLGKYRYFDMDQVLNDVLNTVRQEFNISADFNFAHDNVEL from the coding sequence ATGACAAATAAATTTAATACAAAAAATTATGATTATCTAATCGTAGGTGCTGGGCCATTTGGCATGATTTTTGCTTATGAAGCAGCCAAACGTGGTAAAAAATCTTTGATCGTTGAAAAGCGTCCCTATATTGCAGGAAATATGCATACACATACTGAACATGGTATTACAGTTCATGATTTCGGGGCCCATATTTTCCATACTGATAACAAAGAAGTATGGGATTATATTCGTCAATTCGCTGAATTCAACGGGTATCAAAACCAAGTTGTAGCAAATTATAAGGGCACATTATATAATCTGCCTTTCAACATGAATACGTTTTATCAAATGTGGGGTACAAAGACACCTGATGAAGCACAAGCTAAAATTGCCGAACAAAAGGCTTCGGCTTTAAAAGACTTGGGTAATCACGAACCACGTAACTTAGAAGAACAAGCAATTTCCCTCATTGGCACGGATATTTATGAAAAACTAATTAAGGGCTATACTGAAAAGCAATGGGGACGTCAAGCAACAGAATTACCTGCCTTTATTATCAAGCGTCTTCCCGTTCGTTTTATTTATGACAATAATTACTTTAACCATCGTTATCAAGGTATTCCGGTAGGTGGTTACACGCAAATATTTGAGCGTATGTTGGCACAGTCAGAAGGATTAGTAGATGTCATGACAGATACAGATTTTTTTGATCACAAAGAGACGTTATTGTCAGAGTTTCCACGTGTGTTGTATACAGGGATGATCGATCAGTTTTTCGATTATAAATTTGGCGAATTAGAGTACCGGTCATTGCGATTCGAACACGAAGTCATCGATTCTGATAATTATCAGGGAAATGCGGTGATTAACTATACGGATGCACAAACACCATATACACGAGTAATGGAGTGGCGACATTTTGATGGTTTGGCAAATGCTGGTAAAACGATCATTACGAAAGAGTATCCACAAGAGTGGCATCGTGAAAAAGAAGCATACTATCCAGTCAATGACGATAAGAACACGAAAATATATAAACAATATGCGCAAGAAGCACGACAAAATCACCCAGAAATTATATTTGGAGGTCGGTTAGGAAAATATCGTTATTTTGATATGGATCAAGTGCTAAACGATGTTTTGAATACTGTACGCCAAGAGTTTAATATCAGTGCTGATTTTAATTTTGCACATGATAACGTTGAATTATAA
- a CDS encoding glycosyltransferase family 2 protein, whose protein sequence is MTENNRNYPIEKSDVLSLVVPVHNEEATIQTFYETVSALKNKLTATIHYHFIDDGSTDSTLSILRELAHQDENVHYISFSRNFGKEAGLYAGLQQTTGQYVAVMDVDLQDPPELLPQMLHEVQNGDYDAVGTRRADRAGEAKIRSWFSAQFYVWMNKISETQLVDGARDYRVMTRQMVNAILSMSENQRFSKGIFSWVGFKTKYISFENRERTAGSTSWSFWSLSKYAIEGIVSFSTFPLTIITGLGFVSFIISLMSAAFIVIRALVYNNSVDGWPSMVTIILFIGGIQLLSLGVIGRYIAAIFLESKHRPIYITREEK, encoded by the coding sequence ATGACAGAAAATAACCGCAACTACCCAATTGAAAAGTCAGATGTATTATCACTTGTGGTTCCGGTGCATAATGAAGAAGCAACGATTCAAACTTTTTATGAAACGGTATCTGCTTTAAAAAACAAGTTAACAGCTACAATACATTATCATTTTATTGATGATGGTTCGACAGATAGTACACTTAGTATTTTACGTGAATTAGCTCATCAAGATGAAAATGTTCATTATATTAGTTTTTCTCGTAATTTTGGTAAGGAAGCTGGGCTTTATGCTGGTTTGCAACAAACTACTGGGCAGTATGTTGCTGTGATGGATGTTGACTTACAAGATCCACCAGAATTATTACCACAGATGTTACATGAAGTTCAAAATGGGGATTACGATGCCGTAGGGACAAGGCGTGCTGACCGTGCAGGTGAAGCCAAAATACGATCATGGTTTTCAGCACAGTTTTATGTCTGGATGAATAAAATCAGTGAAACACAGTTAGTTGATGGTGCGCGTGATTATCGCGTGATGACACGTCAAATGGTTAATGCCATTTTATCAATGAGTGAGAATCAGCGGTTTAGTAAGGGCATATTTAGTTGGGTAGGTTTTAAAACAAAATACATTTCATTTGAGAATAGAGAACGTACTGCTGGTAGTACATCGTGGTCATTTTGGTCATTGTCAAAATATGCTATTGAAGGTATTGTCTCATTTTCAACGTTCCCACTAACTATCATAACTGGTCTAGGTTTTGTATCTTTTATTATTTCGCTAATGAGTGCAGCATTTATTGTGATACGTGCTTTAGTATATAATAACAGCGTTGATGGTTGGCCTTCGATGGTGACCATTATCTTATTTATTGGTGGGATACAGTTATTGAGTCTAGGGGTCATTGGTCGATATATTGCAGCAATATTTTTAGAATCAAAACATCGACCAATTTATATTACGCGAGAAGAAAAATAA
- the tagD gene encoding glycerol-3-phosphate cytidylyltransferase, with translation MRRVITYGTFDMLHYGHINLLKRAKEMGDYLIVALSTDEFNWHAKQKKTYFSYEKRKQLLEAIRYVDLVIPEESWDQKTSDVKLYQVDTFVMGDDWAGQFDFIQEKTDAKVVYLARTPEISTTQIKKDLNTKDLATDHESKIN, from the coding sequence ATGAGAAGAGTCATTACATATGGTACTTTTGATATGTTACATTATGGGCATATCAACTTGTTGAAACGTGCTAAGGAAATGGGCGACTATTTAATTGTTGCGTTATCGACTGATGAATTTAATTGGCATGCTAAACAGAAAAAAACTTATTTTTCATATGAAAAACGTAAACAATTATTAGAAGCCATTCGTTATGTTGACTTGGTCATTCCTGAAGAATCATGGGATCAAAAAACATCTGATGTTAAGCTGTATCAAGTTGACACTTTTGTTATGGGCGACGATTGGGCAGGACAATTTGATTTTATTCAAGAAAAAACTGATGCAAAGGTTGTTTATTTAGCACGAACGCCAGAAATTTCAACGACACAAATTAAAAAAGACTTGAATACGAAAGACTTGGCAACAGATCATGAATCTAAAATCAATTAA
- a CDS encoding glycosyltransferase family 2 protein, whose translation MSDVTVSAVIVTYNRLSLLKKAIPKVLNQRTHALKHLIIINGASNDGTREYLDSLVDKRLIIINLSENIGGAGGFNQGIRQFYERTSDDFVWVMDDDSMPSEDALEKLLAMFEANSLAGWGASKVIWVDGSFSRMNFPGTVTGQRYHIYSGAENWVQIKNATFVSTIFKRALVQQIGLPQKEYFIWGDDMEFTQRAAQQMIGYYVRDSVVVHESQFNAKPGDIVGEKLNERLPRYLYEYRNRILTSRRRHKRSKMLKTLAHSALDFLRTLLLPGVSYRGRKLLIIIKGTYRGLKFNPKIEYLS comes from the coding sequence ATGAGTGATGTAACAGTTTCAGCTGTCATTGTGACATATAATCGCCTGTCACTATTAAAAAAGGCGATACCAAAGGTTTTAAATCAGCGCACTCACGCCTTGAAACATCTGATTATTATTAATGGTGCGAGTAATGATGGTACAAGAGAGTACCTTGATTCGCTCGTGGACAAACGTTTAATTATCATTAATTTGTCTGAAAATATTGGTGGTGCTGGCGGTTTCAATCAAGGTATACGTCAATTTTATGAAAGAACATCAGATGACTTCGTTTGGGTCATGGATGATGACTCGATGCCATCAGAAGACGCTCTGGAAAAACTATTAGCTATGTTTGAAGCTAATTCGCTGGCTGGTTGGGGCGCTAGCAAAGTAATTTGGGTTGATGGTAGTTTTTCAAGAATGAATTTTCCAGGTACCGTGACAGGTCAACGGTATCATATTTATTCAGGAGCAGAAAACTGGGTACAAATTAAAAATGCGACATTTGTGTCGACAATTTTTAAACGTGCATTGGTTCAACAAATTGGTTTACCACAAAAAGAATATTTCATTTGGGGTGACGATATGGAGTTTACACAACGTGCAGCACAACAAATGATTGGCTATTATGTGCGAGACTCAGTTGTTGTGCACGAAAGTCAATTTAATGCTAAACCTGGAGATATTGTGGGTGAAAAATTAAACGAGCGTTTACCAAGATATCTATATGAGTATCGTAATCGTATTTTGACGTCACGTCGTCGGCATAAACGATCAAAAATGTTGAAAACGCTGGCACACAGTGCACTAGATTTTTTAAGAACATTGCTATTACCAGGCGTTTCGTATCGTGGCAGAAAATTGTTAATTATTATCAAAGGGACATACCGTGGCCTGAAATTCAACCCGAAAATAGAGTATTTATCTTAA
- a CDS encoding NCS2 family permease, translated as MSHFFKLAENKTTIRREIIAGMTTFVSMAYIFFLNPQILGQAGIPQQAVFLAAILVAVFGTLFMGLFANVPFALAPGIGMQAYFTYTIVFGFGFTWQQALAIVFLVGVVDIVITLTHGRRAIVKGIPTELKAAIGGGIGMFVTYIGLKNAGFINFIVDPDNIKTLNNKPFTGKETDSIHAILANGGVTPELAKFNDPAVLLALIGFIILVVLVMRKVPGAFLITLIATTLIGIPMGVTNPHIQPGTSIGSAFGSLGHVFGQALGANGIGALFTDWHHASLAIITIFAMGLTGLFDAIGTLIGIGNQTGIFSQKDTQAFESDNGINSKMDRALVVDTFTTAFAGIAGTSNTTTFIESATGVAAGARTGLANIVTAIGFASMIIFAPFVGVIPTAATSPLLILVGIMMMGEFKKVSWQNLEVAIPAFFTSVFMAFSYSISYGIAAGFLLFIIVKVALGKYKDISPVLLIVSIFFLINFIVLAFM; from the coding sequence ATGTCGCATTTTTTTAAATTAGCTGAAAATAAAACGACCATTCGTCGTGAGATTATAGCTGGTATGACAACCTTTGTATCCATGGCTTATATCTTTTTTTTAAATCCACAAATTTTGGGTCAAGCTGGTATACCACAGCAAGCAGTTTTTTTGGCAGCGATTTTAGTCGCCGTGTTTGGCACGTTATTTATGGGACTATTCGCTAACGTGCCCTTTGCTCTTGCACCGGGTATTGGTATGCAAGCTTATTTTACTTACACAATTGTGTTTGGCTTTGGCTTTACTTGGCAACAAGCGCTTGCTATTGTCTTTTTGGTCGGTGTGGTCGATATCGTGATTACACTAACACATGGTCGTCGTGCCATTGTTAAGGGAATACCCACTGAATTAAAAGCTGCCATCGGTGGTGGTATTGGTATGTTTGTGACATACATCGGTCTGAAAAACGCAGGCTTTATTAATTTTATTGTGGATCCTGATAATATTAAAACACTGAATAACAAACCATTTACTGGAAAAGAAACAGATAGTATACATGCAATTTTAGCAAACGGTGGTGTCACACCAGAGTTAGCAAAATTTAATGATCCTGCTGTTTTATTAGCCTTAATTGGTTTTATTATTTTGGTTGTTTTAGTGATGCGAAAAGTACCTGGTGCGTTCTTAATCACTTTAATAGCGACAACACTTATTGGTATCCCAATGGGTGTGACTAACCCGCATATTCAACCGGGTACGTCAATTGGTTCTGCTTTTGGTTCTTTGGGACATGTATTTGGTCAAGCACTAGGAGCGAATGGGATTGGTGCGTTGTTTACTGATTGGCATCATGCCTCTTTGGCAATTATTACGATTTTTGCTATGGGTTTGACTGGCTTATTTGATGCCATTGGCACATTGATCGGCATTGGTAATCAAACTGGCATTTTTTCACAAAAAGATACACAGGCGTTTGAGTCTGATAATGGTATTAATTCAAAAATGGATCGGGCGCTTGTTGTAGATACGTTCACCACTGCATTTGCAGGTATTGCTGGAACGTCTAACACAACAACATTTATTGAGTCTGCTACAGGTGTCGCAGCAGGTGCACGCACGGGCTTAGCTAATATTGTGACAGCGATTGGTTTTGCGTCGATGATTATTTTTGCACCATTTGTTGGTGTGATACCAACAGCTGCCACGTCACCATTATTAATCTTAGTTGGTATCATGATGATGGGAGAGTTTAAAAAAGTGTCATGGCAAAACTTAGAGGTAGCCATACCTGCTTTCTTCACTTCTGTTTTCATGGCATTTTCGTATTCAATTTCGTATGGTATCGCTGCAGGATTTTTGCTTTTTATTATTGTTAAAGTAGCGTTAGGCAAGTACAAAGATATTTCACCAGTTTTGTTGATTGTATCGATATTTTTCTTAATCAATTTTATTGTACTGGCATTTATGTAA
- a CDS encoding cold-shock protein, which yields MKTGTVKIWQKERGYGYITPDEGGEDVFVHFNGIDMDGFKSLNQGEKVTYQLVQGYKNYQAAQVQPVMKKASEI from the coding sequence ATGAAAACAGGAACAGTAAAAATTTGGCAAAAAGAACGTGGCTATGGCTACATTACTCCCGATGAAGGTGGCGAAGACGTCTTTGTACACTTTAATGGTATAGATATGGACGGCTTCAAATCGCTCAATCAAGGTGAAAAAGTGACTTATCAACTAGTACAAGGTTACAAGAACTATCAAGCGGCTCAAGTGCAGCCAGTTATGAAAAAAGCGTCAGAAATATAA
- a CDS encoding NUDIX hydrolase, with translation MAEREQVTNSNIVYEGPIFSVEKQEVKLYNGRQSQRDIVRHVPAIAVLPFVDADHMMIEKQYRATIGDFILEIPAGKLDERDLAVPEHAVERELNEELRMTAGTIERVMGFFETVGFSDAYMHVYVARDLKPIPLSKQLPRDLGESLDLITISFDEMKTLFESGKINDQKTVLAFLYWSYLRG, from the coding sequence ATGGCAGAACGCGAGCAAGTGACGAATTCAAACATTGTATATGAAGGACCAATATTTAGTGTTGAAAAACAAGAGGTTAAGCTGTACAATGGCCGTCAATCACAACGTGATATTGTTCGACATGTACCAGCTATCGCAGTTTTGCCGTTTGTTGATGCCGATCATATGATGATTGAAAAACAATATCGGGCTACTATTGGTGATTTTATATTAGAGATACCAGCTGGTAAATTGGATGAACGCGATTTGGCTGTACCAGAACACGCTGTTGAACGTGAGCTTAATGAGGAATTGCGTATGACAGCGGGTACGATTGAACGTGTGATGGGCTTTTTTGAGACGGTTGGTTTTTCAGATGCTTACATGCATGTTTATGTGGCACGTGATCTCAAACCTATTCCGCTGAGCAAACAATTACCAAGAGATTTGGGAGAATCCTTGGATCTGATTACAATCTCTTTTGATGAGATGAAAACATTATTTGAATCCGGAAAGATAAATGATCAAAAGACAGTACTCGCATTTTTGTATTGGTCTTATTTAAGAGGTTAG